Proteins co-encoded in one Burkholderia ambifaria AMMD genomic window:
- a CDS encoding ABC transporter permease: protein MDARNYSAAAPSAPPRESRFAIALPANATNWIAVWRRNYLVWRKLALASMFGNLADPMIYLFGLGFGLGLMLGHVDGVSYIAFLAAGTVGSSVMMSASFESMYSGFSRMHVQRTWEAIMHTPLSLGDIVLGEIVWGASKALLSGVAIMLVAGLLGYAHFPSMLAALPVIALAGLAFASTAMIVTALAPSYDFFMFYQTLVLTPMLLLSGVFFPLTQLPPIAQRAAHVLPLANAVELIRPAMLGRPATDVGLHLAVLAGYAIGGFLVCAWLFRRRMMR, encoded by the coding sequence ATGGACGCACGCAACTATTCCGCCGCGGCCCCGTCCGCGCCGCCCCGCGAGTCACGCTTCGCGATCGCACTGCCCGCGAATGCGACCAACTGGATCGCCGTGTGGCGGCGCAACTACCTCGTGTGGCGCAAGCTCGCGCTCGCATCCATGTTCGGCAATCTCGCCGATCCGATGATCTATCTGTTCGGGCTGGGGTTCGGGCTCGGCCTGATGCTCGGCCACGTCGACGGCGTGTCGTATATCGCGTTCCTCGCCGCCGGCACGGTCGGTTCGAGCGTGATGATGTCCGCGAGCTTCGAGTCGATGTATTCCGGCTTCTCGCGGATGCACGTGCAGCGCACCTGGGAAGCGATCATGCACACGCCGCTCTCGCTGGGCGACATCGTGCTCGGCGAGATTGTCTGGGGTGCGAGCAAGGCGCTGCTGTCGGGTGTCGCGATCATGCTCGTCGCGGGCCTGCTCGGCTATGCGCACTTTCCGTCGATGCTCGCGGCGTTGCCCGTGATCGCGCTCGCCGGCCTCGCGTTCGCGAGCACCGCGATGATCGTCACGGCGCTCGCGCCGTCCTACGACTTCTTCATGTTCTATCAGACGCTCGTGCTGACGCCGATGCTGCTGCTGTCGGGTGTGTTCTTCCCGCTCACGCAGCTGCCGCCGATCGCGCAGCGCGCGGCGCACGTGCTGCCGCTCGCGAACGCGGTCGAACTGATCCGGCCCGCGATGCTCGGCCGGCCGGCGACGGACGTCGGCCTGCATCTCGCGGTGCTCGCCGGCTATGCGATCGGCGGATTCCTGGTCTGCGCGTGGCTGTTCCGGCGGCGGATGATGCGCTGA